From the Balneola sp. genome, one window contains:
- a CDS encoding HTTM domain-containing protein yields MKSSTIASYLNTQTNAAPLAVFRILFGLLMLISIIRFAANGWVEKLYIEPDFFFSYYGFEWVQPLGEWTYLIFIVCGLSAAFVSIGFKYRISIITFFLSFTYIELMDKTTYLNHYYFISILSFLMIFLPTHSYFSVDAWKNETLRAQQIPKWSIDSIKFLLFIVYFYAGLAKLNSDWLIEAMPLQIWLTAKYSIPLLGDLLQQTWAHYAFSWAGALYDLTIPFLLLIRKTRAFAFFLVVVFHILTRVLFPIGMFPYIMIVSTLIFFDSGFHNKILSTVSKWFNISKSIFDNGLDYSFPKAWIRKASLITVSAFFVIQLLFPFRYMLYPGELFWTEEGYRFSWRVMLMEKAGYTNFKVKDPDSGNSFYIDNMQFLTRFQEKQMSTQPDFILEYAHFLEDHYQRKGIEDPEIYVDSYVALNGRSSRRYVNPDVDLSEIEPSLKHRTWLLPFNDEIKGL; encoded by the coding sequence GTGAAATCCAGCACCATTGCCTCATATCTAAACACCCAAACTAACGCAGCTCCATTAGCTGTTTTCAGGATTCTTTTTGGTCTCTTGATGCTGATTAGTATCATCCGTTTTGCAGCAAATGGCTGGGTTGAAAAGCTATACATAGAACCTGATTTTTTCTTTTCCTATTACGGATTTGAATGGGTTCAGCCTTTGGGAGAGTGGACGTATCTGATATTTATCGTTTGTGGATTATCGGCTGCTTTTGTTTCCATCGGTTTTAAATACCGGATATCCATCATCACCTTTTTCCTGAGCTTTACCTATATCGAGCTCATGGATAAAACCACCTACCTCAACCACTATTACTTCATCAGCATACTTAGCTTTCTGATGATTTTTCTCCCCACTCACTCCTACTTTTCTGTTGATGCATGGAAAAACGAAACACTCAGAGCTCAGCAAATTCCAAAATGGTCTATTGACTCTATTAAGTTTCTACTCTTCATCGTTTACTTTTATGCGGGTTTAGCAAAGCTAAATTCTGACTGGCTAATTGAAGCAATGCCTTTACAGATTTGGCTTACCGCTAAATATTCTATTCCGCTACTTGGAGACTTGCTTCAACAAACCTGGGCTCATTACGCTTTCTCGTGGGCCGGAGCTTTATATGATTTAACGATTCCTTTTTTATTATTGATTCGGAAAACACGTGCTTTTGCTTTCTTTCTGGTGGTCGTCTTTCACATTTTAACCCGTGTACTATTTCCTATCGGGATGTTTCCTTACATCATGATTGTGAGTACTCTGATATTCTTTGATTCGGGCTTTCATAACAAAATACTTTCCACGGTTTCTAAATGGTTCAACATCAGCAAATCGATCTTTGATAATGGTCTGGATTATTCGTTTCCAAAAGCCTGGATTCGCAAAGCATCTTTGATCACAGTCTCTGCCTTTTTTGTGATTCAGTTATTGTTTCCTTTTCGATATATGCTTTATCCTGGAGAACTTTTTTGGACGGAAGAGGGCTATCGTTTTTCATGGCGGGTCATGCTTATGGAAAAAGCCGGATACACGAATTTCAAAGTTAAAGATCCTGATTCCGGGAATAGTTTCTACATAGATAACATGCAGTTCCTGACTCGCTTTCAGGAAAAACAGATGTCGACCCAGCCGGACTTCATACTCGAATACGCTCATTTTCTGGAAGACCACTATCAAAGAAAAGGAATAGAAGATCCCGAAATTTATGTTGATAGCTACGTCGCCCTCAACGGCAGATCAAGCCGGCGATATGTCAACCCAGACGTTGACTTGAGCGAAATTGAACCTTCACTAAAACACCGAACCTGGTTACTACCTTTTAACGATGAGATTAAAGGACTTTAG